The following are from one region of the Phycisphaeraceae bacterium genome:
- the mdh gene encoding malate dehydrogenase produces the protein MAQSAIRRPKISIIGAGNVGATCAHWAAAKELGDIVLLDIPDKEGVAKGKALDLACCGPIERFDSKITGTSDYKDIANSDIVVITAGLPRKPGMSRDDLINTNVKIVKSVSENIREFAPDSIVIVVANPLDAMVYTAWKVTGFPTHRIMGQAGALDVARYRAFLAMELGCSIEDISALLLGGHGDDMVPLPRFTSVHGIPIQMLLSEEKINACVERAKVGGGEVVKLMGTSAYYAPASGTIQMVEAILKDKKRILPVAAYCEREYRVGDKGKGYFVGVPAILGAKGVEKVLDLPLDAGESKLMDESVSHVKDLVKVVRDLFPELA, from the coding sequence ATGGCCCAGTCCGCGATCCGTCGTCCCAAGATCAGCATCATCGGCGCCGGCAACGTCGGCGCGACCTGCGCCCACTGGGCGGCGGCCAAGGAGCTGGGCGACATCGTCCTGCTGGACATCCCCGACAAGGAGGGCGTGGCCAAGGGCAAGGCGCTGGACCTGGCGTGCTGCGGGCCGATCGAGCGGTTCGACTCGAAGATCACCGGCACGAGCGACTACAAGGACATCGCGAACTCGGACATCGTGGTGATCACCGCCGGCCTGCCGCGCAAGCCGGGGATGAGCCGCGACGACCTGATCAACACCAATGTCAAGATCGTCAAGAGCGTGAGCGAGAACATCCGGGAGTTCGCGCCCGACTCAATCGTGATCGTGGTGGCGAACCCGCTCGACGCGATGGTGTACACGGCGTGGAAGGTGACGGGCTTCCCGACGCACCGCATCATGGGCCAGGCCGGCGCGCTCGACGTGGCGCGCTACCGCGCGTTCCTCGCGATGGAGCTGGGCTGCTCGATCGAGGACATCAGCGCCCTGCTCCTGGGCGGGCACGGCGACGACATGGTGCCCCTGCCCCGCTTCACGAGCGTGCACGGCATCCCCATCCAGATGCTGCTGTCGGAGGAGAAGATCAACGCGTGCGTGGAGCGCGCCAAGGTCGGCGGCGGCGAGGTCGTGAAGCTGATGGGCACCAGCGCGTACTACGCGCCGGCCAGCGGCACGATCCAGATGGTCGAGGCGATCCTGAAGGACAAGAAGCGCATCCTGCCGGTCGCGGCGTACTGCGAGCGCGAGTACCGCGTGGGCGACAAGGGCAAGGGCTACTTCGTGGGCGTCCCGGCGATTCTCGGCGCGAAGGGCGTCGAGAAGGTGCTGGACCTGCCCCTGGACGCC
- a CDS encoding STAS/SEC14 domain-containing protein, whose protein sequence is MIEVLTSPGHVAAFRVTGTLTADEYQQIIDRVEGALRGHPRIGMYVDMIGFSDMTADAIAKRVRYGLSKLGEWNRFARAAVVTDKEWMRTLVEFADKVIPNIEIRAFEDGRRDEAMAWASDAG, encoded by the coding sequence ATGATCGAGGTGCTGACATCCCCGGGCCATGTCGCGGCGTTCCGAGTCACGGGCACGCTGACGGCGGACGAGTATCAACAGATCATCGACCGCGTGGAGGGCGCGCTGCGAGGCCACCCGCGGATCGGGATGTATGTGGACATGATCGGGTTCTCCGACATGACCGCCGACGCGATCGCCAAGCGGGTGCGGTACGGGCTGAGCAAGCTGGGCGAGTGGAACCGCTTCGCGCGGGCGGCGGTCGTGACGGACAAGGAGTGGATGCGAACGCTGGTCGAGTTCGCCGACAAGGTCATCCCCAACATCGAGATCCGGGCCTTCGAGGACGGGCGCCGGGACGAGGCGATGGCGTGGGCCTCGGACGCGGGCTGA
- a CDS encoding aminotransferase class I/II-fold pyridoxal phosphate-dependent enzyme, with the protein MSTAKRLVPFGTTIFTEMTALAQKHQAVNLGQGFPDFEGPSFVKDAAVDALRTKPNQYAPLAGVPELTGAIASLWTRETGLACDPRTDVTVTAGATEAIAAAMLGLVNPGDEAILFEPYYDSYRACVAMAGGTPRFVTLRAPDFRFDEAALRAAFTDRTKLVLVNTPHNPTGRVFSRAELEQIARLCVEHDAIAITDEVYERLVFEGEHLRLATLPGMAERTLTISSLGKTFSLTGWKTGWSVGPEPLTRAVRAAHQFLTFAVATPLQRAAAVALGSPPSFYDELSATFRAKRDALCDALHTIGFRVSVPQGGYFVMADFSTLDLSRLGLAQGADDVAFCKALVERVGVAAIPPSFFYEHKAEGRTLARFAFCKRDETITEAVKRLTALR; encoded by the coding sequence ATGTCGACCGCGAAACGCCTCGTCCCCTTCGGCACCACCATCTTCACCGAGATGACAGCGCTCGCGCAGAAGCATCAGGCCGTCAACCTCGGCCAGGGCTTCCCCGACTTCGAGGGCCCCTCGTTCGTCAAGGACGCCGCCGTCGACGCGCTGCGCACCAAGCCCAACCAGTACGCCCCCCTCGCCGGCGTGCCCGAACTCACCGGCGCGATCGCGTCGCTCTGGACGCGCGAGACCGGCCTCGCGTGCGACCCGCGCACGGATGTCACCGTCACCGCCGGCGCGACGGAAGCCATCGCCGCCGCGATGCTCGGGCTCGTGAACCCCGGCGACGAGGCGATCCTCTTCGAGCCCTACTACGACTCCTACCGCGCGTGCGTCGCGATGGCCGGTGGCACGCCCCGATTCGTCACGCTGCGCGCCCCCGACTTCCGCTTCGACGAAGCAGCGCTCCGCGCCGCGTTCACCGATCGCACGAAGCTCGTCCTCGTCAACACGCCGCACAACCCCACGGGGCGCGTCTTCTCGCGCGCCGAGCTCGAGCAGATCGCGCGCCTCTGCGTCGAGCACGACGCCATCGCGATCACCGACGAGGTCTACGAGCGCCTCGTCTTCGAGGGCGAGCACCTGCGCCTCGCGACGCTGCCCGGCATGGCCGAGCGCACGCTCACGATCTCATCGCTCGGCAAAACCTTCTCGCTCACCGGCTGGAAGACCGGCTGGTCGGTCGGGCCCGAGCCCCTCACCCGCGCCGTGCGCGCCGCGCACCAGTTCCTTACCTTCGCCGTCGCCACGCCCCTCCAGCGCGCCGCCGCCGTCGCGCTCGGATCGCCGCCGTCGTTCTACGACGAACTCAGCGCAACCTTCCGTGCCAAGCGCGACGCGCTCTGCGACGCGCTGCACACGATCGGCTTCCGAGTCAGCGTGCCGCAGGGCGGGTACTTCGTGATGGCCGACTTCTCGACGCTCGATCTCTCGCGCCTGGGCCTCGCGCAGGGCGCGGACGATGTCGCGTTCTGCAAAGCGCTGGTCGAGCGCGTCGGCGTCGCGGCCATCCCACCGAGTTTCTTCTACGAGCACAAGGCCGAAGGCCGCACCCTCGCCCGCTTCGCGTTCTGCAAACGCGACGAAACCATCACCGAAGCCGTGAAGCGCCTCACCGCGCTGCGCTAA
- a CDS encoding metal ABC transporter permease, protein MRTIEMLTGESAGLFAPGVVAGLAIAGLCAALSVFVVIKRMAFIGQGVSHAAFGGVGLAAFLGLGAAATFGATAAFCVASAIGVAYLSRNRETRADTIIGIFLVASMALGAMLLALRARNPGAGAPPSWEGLLFGSIITVSRADAAIACAVAAASLGVVWCTRRRLLFWAFDETGAQSAGVRTGAVRVLMLTLLAVAIVTAMKLAGVILATALLVLPGAIALRLSRRLGAVFVVSGVAAVLGVALGLVLSFELDLPPGASIVGVLTLLYAASWAAGVRGVSASPGRV, encoded by the coding sequence ATGCGCACGATCGAGATGCTCACGGGCGAAAGCGCCGGGCTCTTCGCGCCGGGCGTGGTGGCGGGCCTGGCGATCGCGGGGCTGTGCGCGGCGCTGTCGGTGTTCGTGGTGATCAAGCGGATGGCGTTCATCGGTCAGGGCGTGAGCCACGCGGCGTTCGGGGGCGTCGGGCTCGCGGCGTTCCTGGGATTGGGCGCGGCGGCGACCTTCGGCGCGACGGCGGCGTTCTGCGTCGCGTCGGCGATCGGCGTGGCGTACTTGTCGAGGAACCGCGAGACGCGCGCCGACACGATCATCGGGATCTTTCTGGTCGCGTCGATGGCGCTGGGGGCGATGCTGCTCGCGCTGCGCGCGCGGAACCCCGGGGCGGGGGCGCCGCCGAGCTGGGAGGGGCTGCTGTTCGGCTCGATCATCACGGTGTCGCGCGCCGACGCGGCGATCGCGTGCGCCGTGGCGGCGGCGTCATTGGGCGTGGTGTGGTGCACGAGGAGGCGCCTGCTGTTCTGGGCGTTCGACGAGACGGGCGCCCAGAGCGCGGGCGTGCGCACGGGCGCGGTGCGTGTGCTGATGCTCACGCTGCTGGCGGTCGCGATCGTGACGGCGATGAAACTGGCGGGGGTGATTCTGGCGACGGCGCTGCTGGTGCTGCCGGGCGCGATCGCGCTGCGGTTGAGCCGCAGACTCGGCGCCGTGTTTGTGGTGTCTGGCGTGGCGGCGGTGCTGGGCGTGGCGCTGGGCTTGGTGCTGAGTTTCGAGCTGGACCTTCCCCCGGGCGCGAGCATCGTGGGCGTGCTGACGCTGCTGTACGCGGCGTCGTGGGCCGCGGGCGTTCGGGGCGTGTCGGCGTCGCCGGGGCGTGTGTGA